One part of the Polyangiaceae bacterium genome encodes these proteins:
- a CDS encoding L,D-transpeptidase has translation MAWLRTLSCLVAAGSSLLVTSCPFDGADATPRASGAAAPAASATVHTLPPSKVLEEPSPPASKEPDLELVALRPDEQAAVGNELEAAELGDAPASAEAMEPEASAEAPADDGEDLRPVAAHPYHPDFGVDPERALTAVRKETYVFSEPNWRSKKLGYLRAGAVVKRSAEPTLRAKDCRAGWYQVEPQGYVCVGNTASTDIQDSVSVAARQMPDRSEGLPYAYGISRYPTPPFYTKLPSEKEQLRVENNLAQLKANGARSWDAEVFDQIPEFLLGNKQAPTLTGRTRGPGTVYSGRALPKSGFAFLRLFESDGRRFGLTTDMEIVPLDRLKLVRPSEFHGVNITGVGLPVAFNRARVAALFAGDPKTGLKQERLIGYREALKLSGKAVQLGGGRYLETRDGLWVKDDSLTVISPMRKVPGWAKPGRTWIEVSILKQTLVAYVGTEAVYATLVSTGADGLGDPKETHSTVQGQFLIHTKHVSVTMSGDEAGDEFDLRDVPYVQYFKEGYAFHAAYWHDSFGKPRSHGCINLSPEDARWLFQWSDPPVPPKWHGAMSLRDGTLVHIHP, from the coding sequence ATGGCGTGGCTAAGAACTCTGAGCTGTCTAGTTGCCGCAGGCTCCAGCCTGCTGGTGACGAGCTGTCCGTTCGACGGAGCCGACGCGACCCCGCGCGCGAGCGGCGCTGCCGCGCCCGCTGCGTCTGCCACCGTACACACCTTACCCCCTTCAAAAGTCCTGGAAGAGCCTTCGCCCCCCGCGAGCAAGGAGCCGGACCTCGAGCTCGTAGCCCTGCGGCCGGATGAACAAGCCGCCGTGGGGAACGAGTTGGAAGCCGCGGAGCTCGGGGATGCGCCCGCATCCGCGGAAGCCATGGAACCGGAGGCCAGCGCAGAGGCGCCTGCTGACGACGGCGAAGACCTGCGTCCGGTGGCTGCGCACCCGTACCACCCTGACTTTGGTGTTGATCCCGAGCGGGCGCTGACTGCTGTCCGTAAGGAGACTTACGTCTTCTCGGAGCCGAACTGGCGTTCAAAAAAGCTCGGCTACTTGCGCGCCGGCGCCGTGGTCAAGCGCAGCGCCGAGCCGACGCTGCGTGCGAAGGATTGCCGCGCTGGCTGGTATCAGGTGGAGCCCCAGGGCTATGTCTGTGTTGGCAACACGGCATCCACTGACATCCAAGACTCCGTGTCGGTCGCCGCACGGCAGATGCCAGATCGCAGCGAGGGCTTGCCGTACGCCTACGGGATCTCGCGCTATCCGACGCCGCCGTTCTACACGAAGCTGCCGAGCGAGAAGGAGCAACTTCGAGTCGAGAACAACCTGGCTCAGCTCAAGGCCAACGGGGCGCGGTCCTGGGACGCCGAGGTGTTTGACCAGATTCCTGAATTTCTACTCGGAAATAAGCAGGCGCCGACGCTGACTGGACGCACGCGGGGCCCGGGAACCGTATATAGCGGACGCGCCCTGCCTAAGAGCGGCTTCGCCTTCTTGCGGTTGTTCGAGAGTGACGGTCGCCGCTTCGGCCTCACCACGGATATGGAAATCGTGCCGCTCGATCGCCTGAAGCTGGTGCGACCTAGCGAGTTTCACGGGGTCAACATCACGGGCGTTGGGCTGCCTGTGGCGTTCAACAGGGCGCGAGTCGCCGCGCTCTTCGCGGGCGACCCCAAGACCGGCCTCAAGCAGGAGCGGCTCATTGGCTACCGTGAAGCGCTGAAGCTGAGCGGGAAGGCCGTTCAGCTTGGGGGCGGCCGCTACCTGGAGACCCGAGATGGCCTTTGGGTGAAGGACGACTCCCTCACAGTGATTTCGCCCATGAGGAAGGTCCCCGGTTGGGCGAAGCCTGGGCGCACTTGGATCGAGGTGTCGATCCTGAAGCAGACCCTGGTCGCCTACGTCGGAACCGAGGCGGTCTACGCGACGCTGGTCTCCACAGGCGCCGATGGGTTGGGGGATCCGAAGGAGACTCACTCCACAGTCCAAGGTCAGTTCCTGATCCACACGAAGCACGTCAGTGTGACGATGAGCGGGGACGAGGCAGGAGATGAGTTCGACCTACGGGATGTGCCTTACGTGCAGTACTTCAAAGAGGGCTACGCCTTCCACGCGGCGTACTGGCATGATTCCTTCGGGAAACCACGGAGTCACGGCTGTATCAACTTGTCCCCGGAGGATGCCCGTTGGTTGTTCCAGTGGAGCGATCCCCCCGTGCCGCCAAAATGGCATGGCGCGATGAGCCTTCGCGACGGCACCCTTGTTCACATCCATCCCTGA
- a CDS encoding acyl-CoA dehydrogenase family protein — MEEPLSLDALSAIDSHLSEDELMIRGAVRRLVRERYLPRAGELFEKEEFPKDLIGEFAEMGLLGASLKGYGCAGMSAVQYGLILQELEYGDSGLRSFVSVQGSLAMYAIHAYGSEEQKNKFLPEMAAGKLIGCFGLTEPDSGSDPGSMKTRARKDGDHYVLSGTKMWITNSPFADVAVVWAKVDDGDAASIHGFIVERGMQGFETPKIHGKMSLRSSETGEIVLDECRVPAANMLPNRRGLGGPLGCLTQARFGISWGALGAAKACLESTISYARERKQFDVPIASKQLIQAQFADMGSEIVKGDILALHYGRMKDKGGITPVQVSLCKRNNVGVSLEVARKCRGILGGNGILLEYPAIRHMLNLESVYTYEGTHEVHTLVLGKALTGCNAF, encoded by the coding sequence ATGGAAGAGCCCCTCAGCCTCGACGCCCTCTCCGCCATCGATAGCCACCTCAGCGAAGACGAGCTGATGATCCGTGGCGCAGTGCGTCGCCTGGTGCGTGAGCGCTACCTCCCCCGAGCTGGCGAGTTGTTCGAGAAGGAGGAGTTCCCGAAGGATCTCATCGGTGAGTTCGCAGAAATGGGTCTGCTCGGGGCGAGCCTCAAGGGCTACGGCTGCGCCGGCATGAGCGCCGTGCAGTACGGACTCATCCTCCAGGAGCTCGAGTACGGCGACAGCGGCCTGCGTTCCTTCGTCAGCGTCCAGGGCAGCCTCGCGATGTACGCCATCCACGCCTATGGCAGCGAGGAGCAGAAGAATAAATTCCTCCCGGAAATGGCTGCAGGCAAGCTGATCGGATGCTTCGGACTGACCGAGCCCGACAGTGGCTCCGACCCGGGCTCGATGAAGACCCGAGCCCGCAAGGACGGCGATCACTATGTGCTCTCTGGCACCAAGATGTGGATCACCAACTCGCCGTTCGCAGATGTGGCGGTGGTCTGGGCGAAGGTTGACGACGGCGACGCGGCGTCGATCCACGGCTTCATCGTCGAGCGGGGCATGCAGGGCTTCGAGACTCCGAAGATCCACGGAAAGATGAGCCTGCGCTCGAGCGAGACCGGAGAGATCGTGCTCGACGAATGTCGGGTACCCGCCGCCAACATGCTACCGAACAGACGTGGACTCGGTGGTCCCTTGGGCTGCCTGACCCAGGCGCGCTTCGGCATCTCTTGGGGCGCGCTAGGCGCCGCCAAGGCTTGCCTCGAGTCGACCATCAGCTACGCGCGGGAGCGCAAGCAGTTCGACGTACCGATCGCAAGCAAGCAGCTAATTCAGGCTCAGTTCGCGGACATGGGTAGCGAAATCGTCAAGGGCGACATCCTCGCGCTGCACTACGGTCGCATGAAAGACAAGGGCGGCATCACACCGGTCCAGGTGAGCTTGTGCAAGCGCAACAACGTGGGAGTCTCGTTGGAGGTCGCGCGCAAGTGCCGGGGTATTCTGGGTGGAAATGGCATCTTGCTCGAGTATCCGGCGATTCGGCATATGCTGAACCTCGAGAGCGTCTACACCTACGAAGGCACCCACGAGGTCCACACTCTGGTGCTGGGTAAGGCGCTGACAGGCTGCAACGCTTTCTAG
- a CDS encoding GNAT family N-acetyltransferase, whose amino-acid sequence MTHWAARPGYLVSRTPERIDFNYGHALLLDGSPSERGVDYWVGRWLLEQQSTECDRAFLLWEEPGEATVDPAWVAELDEASQLYVNHCLGLDGRFLLPRALPPTGIEIRAFDADADWRQAVELTANINDDGGFFATERAYWLYEGYRELIRGGEGEWLGAFTDAKLVGALGLIRGENEARFQDVLTHPEYRKRGICSALLRTAIERYRTACGAHPVFILAKSGADSERLYTRFGFTPRTTFFELAIPVHR is encoded by the coding sequence ATGACCCATTGGGCCGCACGGCCTGGTTACCTGGTCTCGCGCACGCCCGAGCGCATCGACTTCAACTACGGGCACGCGCTGCTGCTGGACGGGTCACCGAGCGAGCGTGGCGTGGACTATTGGGTCGGCCGCTGGCTCTTGGAGCAACAGTCGACGGAGTGTGATCGCGCGTTCCTGCTCTGGGAGGAGCCGGGCGAGGCGACTGTCGACCCGGCGTGGGTTGCCGAGTTGGACGAAGCGAGTCAGCTCTATGTGAACCACTGCCTCGGCCTCGACGGGCGATTCCTGTTGCCGCGTGCTCTCCCCCCCACGGGCATCGAAATCAGGGCGTTTGACGCTGACGCTGACTGGCGTCAAGCGGTTGAGCTCACCGCCAACATCAACGACGACGGAGGCTTCTTTGCGACCGAGCGCGCGTACTGGCTGTATGAAGGCTACCGCGAGTTGATCAGAGGGGGGGAGGGTGAGTGGCTAGGCGCCTTCACAGACGCAAAGCTCGTGGGAGCATTAGGTTTAATCCGCGGGGAAAATGAGGCGCGTTTCCAGGACGTCTTGACCCACCCCGAGTATCGCAAGCGCGGGATCTGTAGCGCGCTGCTTCGCACGGCCATCGAGCGTTACCGGACTGCTTGCGGCGCACACCCTGTCTTCATCCTGGCGAAGTCCGGCGCAGACTCCGAGCGGCTCTACACCCGCTTTGGCTTCACGCCGCGCACGACGTTCTTCGAGCTAGCGATCCCGGTGCACCGCTAG
- the galE gene encoding UDP-glucose 4-epimerase GalE — protein MTRILVTGGAGYVGSHTVRHLLSAGHAVVVLDDLSTGHAESVPQGIELLKVDLRNGAELRSALANERFDAVMHFAARSLVGESMHKPYEYLRDNFGGALNLIEWCAEHGVGRFVLSSTANLFGNAGDEPIAERDEIAPGSPYGESKYLIERALTWAEKIHGLHYACLRYFNAAGALEDGSIGEHHDPETHLVPIVLQVALGQRERVTVFGDDYPTRDGTCIRDYIHVSDLAAAHLAAVERLGDRSVELNLGNGAGFSVLEVLETARKVTGHPIPHVLGERRPGDPATLVACSDEARKLLGWTPKHDLEAIVRHAWAWHSTHPRGFSKA, from the coding sequence GTGACACGCATTCTGGTGACGGGCGGCGCAGGCTACGTCGGTAGCCACACCGTGCGGCATTTATTGTCGGCGGGCCACGCCGTCGTGGTCCTAGATGACTTGAGCACGGGCCATGCAGAGTCGGTTCCCCAGGGTATCGAGCTACTGAAGGTTGACCTGCGCAACGGCGCTGAGCTGCGCTCGGCGCTCGCGAACGAGCGCTTCGATGCTGTGATGCACTTCGCCGCTCGCTCCCTGGTGGGCGAGTCGATGCACAAGCCGTATGAGTACCTGCGCGATAACTTCGGGGGTGCGCTCAATCTCATCGAGTGGTGTGCTGAGCATGGCGTGGGGCGTTTCGTGCTTTCGTCCACCGCCAACCTGTTCGGCAACGCGGGCGACGAGCCGATTGCCGAACGAGACGAAATCGCTCCGGGAAGCCCCTACGGTGAGTCCAAGTACCTGATCGAGCGCGCACTCACCTGGGCAGAGAAGATCCATGGGCTGCACTACGCTTGCCTGCGCTATTTCAACGCGGCTGGCGCTCTGGAGGATGGCAGCATCGGAGAACACCACGACCCGGAGACCCATCTGGTGCCGATCGTGCTGCAGGTTGCCCTGGGGCAACGCGAACGCGTCACCGTTTTCGGCGACGACTATCCAACGCGGGACGGGACGTGTATTCGCGACTACATCCACGTGTCGGATCTGGCGGCCGCACACCTCGCGGCGGTGGAACGCCTGGGAGATCGCAGCGTCGAACTCAACCTGGGCAACGGCGCTGGATTCTCAGTGCTAGAGGTGTTGGAGACGGCGCGAAAAGTGACCGGTCACCCGATTCCCCACGTACTGGGTGAGCGGCGACCGGGCGACCCAGCGACCCTCGTAGCGTGCTCGGATGAGGCGCGAAAGCTCCTCGGCTGGACCCCGAAGCACGACCTCGAAGCGATTGTCCGCCACGCTTGGGCCTGGCACTCAACGCATCCGCGGGGATTCAGCAAAGCCTAG